A single Aminobacterium mobile DSM 12262 DNA region contains:
- the acpP gene encoding acyl carrier protein, which yields MKKEEVVARLKEIIMDRLDVEDGQIVLEASFVEDLGADSLDIVELIMGIEEEFDIEIPDEDAEKLTSVGEAMKYTLEKLGVEE from the coding sequence ATGAAGAAAGAAGAAGTTGTTGCTCGCTTAAAAGAAATTATTATGGACAGACTTGATGTTGAAGATGGCCAGATTGTTCTCGAGGCTTCCTTCGTGGAGGATCTTGGTGCTGATTCTCTTGACATCGTTGAGCTCATTATGGGTATTGAAGAAGAATTTGATATTGAAATACCTGACGAGGATGCTGAGAAGCTCACTTCCGTAGGGGAAGCTATGAAGTATACCCTCGAAAAGCTTGGAGTAGAAGAGTAA